A DNA window from Desulfomonile tiedjei contains the following coding sequences:
- a CDS encoding efflux RND transporter permease subunit: MKLSEKYNLGFTGRIVEAFLVSKLPVIFIIASLLVGAAALVLTPREEEPQIVVPVLDVLINFPGASAQEVENLVTINLERKLWEIDGVEYVYSASRPGSAVVTVRFYVGEDRVASLLKTHSKIMSYVDQVPPGVTGWVVRPVEIDDVPIVTFALYSSIYSDYELRRVADELLHRIQSIPDTGRAYVVGGRKRQVKVLLHPEEMASRQISALEIERALKGANVNFRAGSMDQLNREILVDAGPFIKSVDEVRELLVGVHAGRPVFLRDLAEIVDGPEEPESYTRLTFGPGASRDPETRGLEAAVQGKSYNQVTIAVAKRKGTNAVQVAEGLVKRVAELKKAVVPSDVNFLVTRDYGKTADEKVNELVKHLGIAIISIIALLTVMLGWREAMIVALAVPMTLAVTLMANLLVGYTINRVTLFALILSLGLLVDDPIVDVENIHRHFRMKTHPPLDATLLAVDEVRPPTILATLAVIASFIPLFFITGMMGPYMRPMALNVPIAMLMSLVIAFTVTPWTTYHALKRTYDVDEKPYDFKSGPIYRAYQRIIVPFLDSPRKSYFFLAGVVVALFASVLLVVVKLVPVKMLPFDNKNEFLVLVDMPEGTTLEGTAKVVADLESYLATVNEVRDVESFVGIASPIDFNGMVRQYYLRRGSNYADIRLNLLDKHERKYQSHAIVLRIRPDIQRIGAMNGANVKIVEVPPGPPVFSTLVAEIYGPPGASYGELIAQSQGIRKIMESTTMVVDVDDSVQAPQMQYNFVVDRTKAGLHGITEEEIAKSAAIFLGGESPSAVHDDSERKPLEINLRLPRSLRSRVEDMGPIRVKSADGSMIPFNELGALQETLVDQTIYRKNMERVVFVTGEMAGRSPVEAIFDLQTALETTPLKEGFKVNLAGEGEWKITLEVFRDLGLAFAGALILIYILLVQQTQSFVIPLVIMVAIPLTMIGILPGFAFLNATLAQMVGRYPDSIFFTATGMIGMIALAGIVVRNSIILIDFIHMRTAAGLDLKQAIVESGAVRFTPILLTAGAAIFGSWVITLDPVFSGLAWSFIFGIFASTCFTLVVVPIIYYLIYKRKHTAP, encoded by the coding sequence ATGAAACTTTCCGAAAAGTATAATCTCGGATTCACGGGCCGAATTGTTGAGGCATTCCTCGTTTCCAAGCTGCCGGTCATATTTATCATCGCATCTCTTCTTGTGGGAGCAGCGGCTCTGGTTCTGACCCCGCGCGAAGAAGAGCCTCAGATAGTGGTTCCTGTGTTAGACGTGCTCATCAACTTTCCCGGCGCGTCCGCGCAGGAAGTGGAGAACCTGGTAACCATAAATCTCGAACGAAAGCTCTGGGAAATCGACGGGGTCGAATATGTTTATTCCGCCTCGCGGCCCGGATCGGCCGTAGTTACCGTTCGGTTCTACGTGGGCGAAGACAGGGTTGCCAGCCTCCTGAAAACTCACAGTAAAATCATGTCCTACGTAGATCAGGTTCCGCCCGGTGTAACCGGATGGGTTGTCAGGCCGGTCGAAATTGACGATGTCCCTATTGTCACTTTTGCGCTGTACAGCTCGATTTACTCTGACTATGAATTAAGGCGGGTTGCCGACGAACTCCTCCACAGGATTCAGAGCATACCCGACACAGGACGAGCCTACGTAGTCGGTGGACGCAAACGGCAGGTAAAGGTGCTCCTCCACCCTGAGGAAATGGCTTCAAGGCAGATCTCGGCGCTGGAGATTGAGAGGGCCCTCAAAGGGGCCAATGTCAACTTTCGAGCCGGGTCCATGGACCAGTTGAACCGGGAAATACTGGTCGATGCCGGCCCTTTCATAAAGTCCGTGGACGAGGTCAGGGAGCTTCTGGTCGGAGTGCATGCAGGACGCCCTGTATTTCTGAGGGACCTGGCGGAAATCGTTGACGGCCCGGAAGAGCCGGAAAGCTACACCCGCCTGACTTTCGGTCCGGGGGCTTCTCGTGACCCGGAAACCCGCGGACTGGAAGCCGCTGTGCAGGGAAAGTCTTACAACCAGGTTACGATTGCCGTTGCCAAAAGAAAAGGGACCAACGCGGTTCAGGTGGCTGAGGGCCTTGTCAAACGCGTGGCTGAACTCAAGAAAGCCGTCGTGCCCTCGGACGTCAACTTCCTCGTCACCAGAGACTACGGCAAGACCGCGGATGAAAAGGTCAACGAACTGGTAAAACATCTCGGCATTGCTATCATAAGCATTATCGCTCTTCTAACGGTGATGCTCGGGTGGCGCGAAGCAATGATCGTGGCGCTCGCCGTTCCCATGACCTTGGCAGTTACGCTCATGGCAAATCTGCTCGTGGGATACACCATAAACAGGGTGACTCTCTTTGCCCTGATTCTGTCCCTCGGCCTACTCGTGGACGACCCGATCGTTGACGTTGAGAATATCCACCGCCACTTCAGAATGAAGACCCATCCTCCGCTGGATGCAACCCTCTTAGCGGTGGACGAGGTTCGTCCGCCGACTATTTTGGCTACTCTGGCGGTAATAGCGTCGTTCATTCCACTATTTTTCATAACCGGCATGATGGGGCCTTACATGCGCCCTATGGCCCTGAATGTGCCCATAGCCATGCTCATGTCTCTGGTTATAGCTTTCACGGTGACCCCTTGGACGACGTATCACGCGCTGAAGCGCACGTATGATGTCGATGAAAAGCCCTACGATTTCAAATCGGGCCCTATTTACCGTGCTTATCAAAGAATCATTGTCCCGTTCCTTGACAGTCCTCGTAAGAGCTACTTTTTCCTTGCCGGAGTTGTGGTCGCTCTATTTGCTTCGGTACTGCTCGTGGTAGTAAAACTGGTGCCCGTCAAGATGCTCCCTTTTGACAACAAAAACGAGTTCCTGGTGCTAGTGGACATGCCGGAAGGCACAACGCTTGAAGGGACCGCCAAGGTAGTGGCGGATCTGGAATCGTACCTGGCAACAGTCAACGAGGTTCGCGATGTTGAGTCGTTTGTGGGAATTGCATCGCCTATAGATTTCAATGGCATGGTCAGACAATACTACCTGCGCAGGGGGAGCAATTACGCGGACATACGCCTCAATCTCCTGGACAAACATGAAAGGAAATACCAGAGCCACGCGATTGTCCTCCGAATCAGGCCGGACATCCAAAGAATCGGCGCAATGAACGGAGCGAACGTGAAAATAGTGGAGGTCCCTCCGGGACCTCCGGTGTTTTCGACATTGGTCGCTGAAATATATGGGCCGCCAGGGGCCTCTTACGGCGAATTAATCGCCCAGTCCCAGGGGATTCGCAAGATCATGGAGTCAACAACCATGGTGGTTGACGTGGATGATTCGGTTCAGGCTCCTCAGATGCAATATAACTTTGTCGTTGACCGTACCAAGGCGGGCCTTCATGGGATCACAGAAGAAGAAATCGCCAAGTCCGCGGCAATTTTCCTGGGTGGCGAATCTCCCTCCGCGGTCCATGATGATTCGGAAAGGAAGCCTCTGGAGATCAATCTCCGCCTTCCAAGGTCCCTGCGCTCCCGGGTTGAAGATATGGGGCCGATTCGTGTCAAATCCGCTGACGGGTCCATGATACCGTTTAATGAACTTGGGGCCTTGCAAGAAACCCTTGTGGACCAGACGATATACAGAAAAAACATGGAACGGGTGGTCTTCGTCACAGGCGAGATGGCCGGTCGCAGTCCGGTGGAGGCCATATTCGATCTACAAACGGCGCTGGAGACGACCCCTCTCAAGGAAGGATTCAAAGTCAATTTGGCCGGCGAAGGAGAATGGAAAATTACGCTTGAGGTCTTCCGCGACCTGGGACTCGCGTTCGCAGGAGCGCTTATATTGATCTATATCTTACTGGTTCAGCAGACTCAGTCTTTCGTAATTCCCCTGGTCATTATGGTGGCCATACCCCTTACGATGATCGGCATTCTACCCGGCTTCGCTTTTTTGAACGCGACTTTGGCGCAGATGGTCGGCAGGTATCCCGACTCCATCTTCTTCACCGCTACAGGCATGATAGGTATGATCGCCCTTGCCGGAATCGTCGTGAGAAACTCCATCATATTGATTGACTTCATTCACATGCGGACAGCCGCGGGCCTGGACCTCAAGCAGGCGATAGTAGAGTCCGGCGCGGTGAGGTTCACCCCCATTCTTCTCACGGCAGGAGCTGCTATATTCGGCTCATGGGTCATCACACTGGACCCGGTCTTTTCGGGGCTCGCGTGGTCTTTTATCTTCGGGATCTTCGCTTCCACCTGCTTCACGCTTGTGGTTGTCCCCATAATTTACTATTTGATTTACAAACGGAAGCATACGGCTCCTTAA
- a CDS encoding ferritin: MISDKIQQAFNEQINRELYSAYLYLSMAAYFESINLKGFANWMKCQVQEEMLHAMKFYNFVNERNGTVVLAALEAPPTRWDSPIVAFEDANSHERKVTSMINNLVDLAIEERDHASNAFLQWFVTEQVEEEASTEEVVHKLKLAGHDGSGLFMIDQELAARVFTMPAAPSGE, from the coding sequence ATGATAAGCGACAAAATTCAGCAGGCCTTTAACGAGCAGATCAACAGGGAATTGTATTCCGCATACCTCTATTTGTCCATGGCGGCCTATTTCGAGTCGATCAACCTCAAGGGCTTCGCCAACTGGATGAAATGCCAGGTCCAAGAAGAGATGCTTCATGCCATGAAGTTCTATAACTTCGTCAACGAACGCAATGGCACTGTAGTGCTGGCCGCTTTGGAGGCCCCGCCGACCCGTTGGGATTCGCCTATTGTTGCGTTCGAAGACGCCAATTCCCATGAACGGAAAGTCACGAGTATGATAAATAATTTGGTGGATCTTGCCATTGAGGAGAGAGATCATGCTTCCAACGCTTTCCTGCAATGGTTCGTCACCGAGCAGGTCGAGGAAGAAGCGTCCACCGAAGAAGTGGTCCATAAATTAAAACTTGCAGGCCATGACGGCAGCGGGCTCTTCATGATAGATCAGGAATTGGCTGCCAGGGTATTCACAATGCCGGCCGCTCCGAGTGGCGAGTAA
- a CDS encoding ferritin family protein codes for MAGKLEKSMAMLATALEKEQRGRDFYRDAVSKCSNQLGKDIFKTLMEEEGIHIKRVKMIYDSLHSGKAWSAEWKSLQGTNEKLQELFRERMVKLGPKVKTESGDVEALDVGLAMEQGAIDFYGEELERATDPIERDFISCMIAEEHIHYESLADMKFYLTNPESWFVEHEHHVLDGA; via the coding sequence ATGGCAGGGAAATTGGAAAAATCTATGGCAATGTTGGCTACTGCACTTGAAAAGGAACAGAGAGGTCGCGACTTCTATCGAGACGCAGTCTCGAAGTGCTCCAACCAGCTCGGCAAGGACATCTTCAAAACCCTTATGGAAGAAGAAGGAATCCACATAAAACGGGTGAAGATGATCTATGACTCGCTTCACAGCGGCAAGGCGTGGTCCGCAGAATGGAAATCCCTTCAGGGAACCAACGAGAAGCTGCAGGAGCTTTTCCGAGAGCGAATGGTGAAACTGGGGCCAAAAGTTAAAACCGAAAGCGGCGATGTGGAAGCGCTGGATGTCGGCCTGGCCATGGAGCAGGGAGCCATAGATTTCTATGGAGAAGAGCTGGAAAGGGCCACTGATCCCATCGAGCGGGACTTCATCTCGTGCATGATCGCCGAGGAGCATATACACTACGAATCCCTTGCCGACATGAAATTCTATCTGACGAATCCCGAATCTTGGTTTGTCGAACACGAGCATCACGTGCTGGACGGGGCCTGA
- the ilvD gene encoding dihydroxy-acid dehydratase gives MRSDILKTGLVRAPSRALLKAMGLTDEEMARPLIGIANSANELVPGHIHLDLIVGAVKAGIRMAGGTPLEFSTIGVCDGLAMGHMGMKYSLASRELIADSVEIMSVAHPFDGLVLVPNCDKVVPGMLMAALRLNIPAVVVSGGPMLAGRFKGKKADVITVFEAVGRVKAEDMTLEELAELEEKACPGCGSCAGMFTANSMNCLTEALGLGLPGNGTIPAVDAARIRLAKQAGMKVMELVERDIKPRQIATPEAFRNAIAVDMALGCSTNTVLHVPAIAREAAIAIDLELFDEISRRTPHICSLSPGGPHHLEDLNAAGGVHAVLKELVTGGLANPDVMTVTGKKLGENIKSAAVHDTEVIRPLDNPHSPFGGIAIMRGNLAPDGAVVKQSAVAPAMLKNTGRARVFDSEEKAVETILGGGIQQGDIVVIRYEGPRGGPGMREMLNPTSALAGMGLDRSVALITDGRFSGGTRGAAIGHVSPEAAHGGTIALVQDGDEITIDIPAKTINLNVSEEELATRRSKWKPPAPSITHGYLARYATQVSSAAQGAVLR, from the coding sequence TTGAGAAGTGACATTTTGAAAACAGGCCTGGTTCGAGCGCCTTCCCGAGCGCTTCTGAAAGCCATGGGCCTCACCGACGAAGAGATGGCCCGCCCCCTCATCGGGATAGCAAATTCCGCCAATGAACTGGTGCCGGGGCATATTCATCTGGATCTCATTGTGGGCGCTGTGAAGGCGGGAATCAGAATGGCCGGAGGAACCCCTCTGGAATTCTCGACCATCGGGGTTTGCGACGGACTCGCTATGGGACACATGGGGATGAAATACTCTCTTGCCAGCCGAGAGCTTATTGCAGACTCCGTTGAGATAATGTCCGTGGCCCATCCTTTTGACGGCCTGGTGTTGGTCCCGAACTGCGATAAAGTAGTCCCCGGAATGCTCATGGCCGCTCTGAGGCTCAACATACCCGCGGTTGTCGTCAGTGGCGGGCCGATGCTTGCGGGCAGGTTCAAGGGCAAGAAAGCCGACGTGATCACCGTTTTCGAGGCTGTGGGAAGAGTGAAAGCCGAGGACATGACCCTGGAAGAGTTGGCCGAATTGGAAGAAAAGGCCTGCCCCGGTTGCGGGTCATGCGCTGGTATGTTCACGGCTAATTCCATGAACTGTCTTACTGAGGCGCTTGGACTCGGCCTGCCCGGTAATGGGACCATTCCCGCGGTGGATGCGGCTCGAATCCGGCTCGCCAAGCAAGCGGGCATGAAGGTCATGGAGCTTGTGGAACGGGACATCAAGCCGAGGCAAATAGCTACCCCGGAAGCTTTCCGAAACGCCATAGCCGTGGACATGGCACTTGGATGTTCCACCAACACGGTCCTGCACGTTCCGGCCATAGCCCGTGAGGCAGCCATAGCGATCGATCTGGAACTGTTCGACGAAATCAGCAGACGCACTCCTCATATTTGCTCGCTTTCCCCAGGTGGGCCTCATCATCTGGAGGACCTTAACGCGGCAGGAGGGGTCCACGCGGTACTGAAGGAACTCGTCACCGGAGGTCTCGCCAACCCGGATGTAATGACCGTCACCGGCAAAAAACTTGGCGAAAACATCAAAAGTGCGGCCGTGCATGACACCGAGGTAATCCGGCCTCTGGACAATCCTCACAGCCCATTCGGCGGAATAGCCATTATGCGAGGGAACCTGGCGCCGGACGGAGCGGTGGTAAAGCAGTCCGCAGTGGCGCCCGCCATGCTCAAGAATACAGGCAGAGCGAGGGTGTTTGATTCGGAAGAGAAGGCCGTCGAGACCATACTAGGGGGAGGCATTCAGCAGGGAGACATAGTTGTCATTAGGTATGAAGGGCCGCGCGGTGGGCCCGGAATGCGAGAAATGCTGAATCCTACTTCAGCGCTGGCGGGCATGGGTCTCGACCGATCAGTTGCTCTTATAACTGACGGCCGATTCAGTGGAGGCACTCGAGGCGCCGCGATAGGGCACGTTTCGCCTGAAGCAGCTCACGGCGGCACAATTGCCCTGGTTCAAGACGGCGACGAGATTACCATAGACATTCCGGCAAAAACTATTAACCTGAACGTATCCGAAGAAGAGCTTGCCACGCGGCGCTCCAAGTGGAAGCCCCCGGCGCCCTCGATAACCCACGGCTACCTGGCTCGGTATGCGACCCAGGTCAGTTCCGCGGCCCAAGGGGCGGTGCTGAGGTGA